The sequence below is a genomic window from Gossypium hirsutum isolate 1008001.06 chromosome A11, Gossypium_hirsutum_v2.1, whole genome shotgun sequence.
TATTGGGAATTTACATTTGGTCTTTCTTTAAGAATTAGGCGTAGGGTAACGTACGCAACAATTCTAGGTTGCTAACgaacatttataattaaataaaagcaaaagaTGCAAGTATGATTGAATCTTGTGTAAAATTCGtttttgacccaaattggggtaaAATTGTAACACGACCCTCACTTGGGCAAACGGGCAACGTAATGAAACACTAGAGTTCACGACTTTTTAAGCTAATCACATCCACAATGGGGATCCATTCTACCAATGATTTCACTAACAAGTCCCTCccatttttacatatttacatttaTACCACCCTCATCTCTATTCCGGGATAGAACTCAACACAGCCTTGAACtgccctctccctctccctctccctctcttctCCCCGCCGTTTCCACCACCGGTGGCGGGTGAAACCTTCCGGCGAGGAGACCCTTCAGAAAACGCGAAAGGGGTAACCGCCTTACTCCCGCGCCTGCATTTTTCAGAGGCGGTGGTTTTCATCAAAGCAGAGCTGGCTTTGACAGCCAATGCAGCCATTTCCTCAGCTTGTAAAGGATGGTTGAGCCAACTCAAGGGCAAAGCGAAGTAAAGTTGACCGGGTTGAAGCTCCTCGTCTTCCTCGATGGCGGATACGAAGTCATCGAAGTCCATCTCATCCGCGTTGCAGATGAAACACATGGGATTCTTCTGCAAAACGTAAGAAGCCTTGACGGGGTAAGGAAACTCTTGTAACCGCCCATCATGGAGAATCAGCTTGGCAGTTGCTACGTGAGTCGAATCGCAAGAACTACAAATACCCATTTTCTATTTTCAGATTTGTGGATTTCAACGTCGGAGCTTTCGATTATTTTTGGAATAGAAAGCTTTTTTGAAAATGTTGGTGTTGGAGAGCTGGGGGgagtttataatatatatatataggaaggAATTATGAAAGGAAAGATGTCTCGCATTTTGGACCAGGTAGCCACGTAAGATTTTGTCGTGACGTAGTAATAAACATATTataggaagaggaagaggaagaggaacaGTAGGCAGGGTTGCCAGGCTGTAAGTTAGTGGTGACAGGTTGTATAAGGAGTGAGGATGTGGGTCTTAACACATCAACCCTGGTTTCGAGATGATATTACGTTGACAGGGACTACTGAGCTTTTTACAGTTCCATGGGATGATTTCACTGCTAAGTGCTAACAAAGAAGTGGTATATTATATACCCATGTTTTTCCATCCAATCAAGGAGTTTAACATGTTTTTGCTTTATGTTATCATATTTCACTGTTTACCATTGTATTTAAATAATGCTTTTTAAGTTTGCAAGGTTACTGTATAGGTTTTGAGAAAAAGTGTTTCTCAAGTTCAATTTTTTTACCTTCGCTTTTTCTTTTGACttaaattattcatttatcatcatctttttcttttttgaaatttatttaaaatactatatttataaaagttatgTCTGTATGCAGGTTAAATTTTATAAAGGAaacttatattaattacttaaaatatatatttattttaagattttactATACTCctactaattttatttataaaatttaaaaattctagagATGGTgtcaaacaaatttaactgtaATGTGGGTGTGTCataaaatattgtttatataATAAGTTGGTATAATGAATCTAACTCAAACATTCAACGAAAATGCTTAAAAGTAATGGGTATTAATATGTTGTTTACATTAATATTAAGTGTTTTTTATTCACacaataaatatattatacttaaaATTCCTAGTTGAATTGATATCACAAATCAATTAAACactaattaaatt
It includes:
- the LOC107896972 gene encoding uncharacterized protein, with the protein product MGICSSCDSTHVATAKLILHDGRLQEFPYPVKASYVLQKNPMCFICNADEMDFDDFVSAIEEDEELQPGQLYFALPLSWLNHPLQAEEMAALAVKASSALMKTTASEKCRRGSKAVTPFAFSEGSPRRKVSPATGGGNGGEKRGRGRGRGQFKAVLSSIPE